In the genome of Populus trichocarpa isolate Nisqually-1 chromosome 6, P.trichocarpa_v4.1, whole genome shotgun sequence, one region contains:
- the LOC18100794 gene encoding pollen receptor-like kinase 4 → MARKVAYWHLMLLLFYIMVTACQFFVTSHGAITDAEILVNFKNSLSTNSLLSNWNVSDNPPCNGSTNNWVGLRCNGDGTIDKLQLENMGLTGTINIDILTQLSKLRTLSFMNNSLEGSMPQVKKLGPLKNLFLSNNSFSGKIAEDAFDGMNSLREVHLAHNEFTGGIPRSLVSAQKLTKLSLEGNQLDGKLPGFPQENLTVFNAADNNFEGQIPASLAHFSPSSFTGNKGLCGKPLPACKSSKKKIMMIIVVTVVAVVALSAIVAFSCICCRTAKTPKFNYSKKKIAMNGVGKKEIQSSDQFGDAKTVDNGQLHFVRYDRGRFDLQDLLKASAEVLGSGTLGSSYKTVLSDGPSMVVKRFRHMSNVGNEEFHEHMRKLGTLSHPNLLPLVAYYYRKEEKLLVSDLIENGSLASRLHAKRAPGKPWLDWPTRLKIVKGVARGLVYLYKEFPTLALPHGHLKSSNVLLDDTFEPLLTDYALVPLVNRDHAQQVMVAYKSPEFTHSDRTTRKTDVWSLGILILEILTGKFPENYLMQGRGGGADLATWVNSVVREEWTGEVFDMDIMRTKNCEKEMLKLLKTGMCCCEWNMENRWDLKEAVAKIEDLKERDNDNDDFSNSYASEVYSSRAMTDDDFSFSVNG, encoded by the exons ATGGCTCGTAAGGTAGCATATTGGCACCTGATGCTGCTGCTATTTTACATCATGGTCACGGCTTGCCAATTCTTTGTCACATCACATGGTGCAATTACTGATGCTGAAATCCTTGTCAACTTCAAGAACTCTTTGTCTACAAACTCCTTGCTAAGCAATTGGAATGTGTCAGACAATCCTCCGTGCAATGGTAGCACCAATAATTGGGTTGGTTTGCGTTGCAATGGTGATGGCACCATCGATAAGTTGCAACTTGAGAATATGGGCTTAACGGGCACCATCAACATAGACATCTTGACGCAATTGTCAAAGTTGAGAACATTAAGCTTCATGAATAATAGCTTGGAGGGTTCCATGCCTCAAGTGAAAAAACTTGGCCCCttgaaaaacttgtttttgtctAACAACAGTTTCTCAGGTAAAATTGCCGAGGATGCATTTGATGGCATGAATTCATTGAGGGAAGTTCATTTGGCACACAATGAGTTTACTGGTGGAATTCCAAGATCACTTGTTTCCGCGCAGAAACTAACAAAGTTGAGTCTTGAAGGGAATCAACTTGATGGGAAGTTACCTGGCTTTCCTCAAGAAAACTTGACTGTGTTTAATGCTGCAGATAACAATTTCGAGGGTCAGATTCCTGCTAGTCTTGCTCACTTCAGTCCAAGCTCTTTCACAG GGAATAAAGGGTTATGTGGAAAGCCACTGCCTGCGTGCAAATCATCCAAGAAAAAGATCATGATGATAATTGTGGTTACTGTTGTAGCTGTGGTTGCATTATCTGCTATTGTTGCCTTTTCCTGCATCTGTTGCCGCACAGCCAAAACACCCAAATTCAACTattccaaaaagaaaattgcCATGAATGGCGTTGGAAAAAAGGAAATTCAATCATCAGATCAGTTTGGTGATGCAAAAACGGTTGATAATGGGCAGTTGCATTTTGTAAGATATGATAGGGGTAGATTTGACTTGCAAGACCTTCTTAAGGCCTCTGCTGAAGTCTTGGGCAGTGGTACTCTTGGTTCATCTTACAAGACAGTTCTTTCGGATGGACCTTCTATGGTTGTGAAGAGGTTTAGGCATATGAGTAACGTAGGGAATGAAGAATTTCATGAGCACATGAGAAAGTTGGGAACATTGTCACACCCTAACTTGCTCCCTCTAGTGGCATACTACtacagaaaagaagagaagcTTTTGGTTTCTGACTTGATTGAAAATGGCAGCTTGGCTTCTCGTCTTCATG CCAAGCGTGCTCCGGGAAAACCATGGCTTGACTGGCCAACACGGCTGAAGATTGTCAAAGGAGTTGCCAGGGGGTTGGTCTATCTCTACAAAGAGTTCCCAACATTAGCTCTGCCTCATGGTCACCTAAAATCCTCCAATGTGCTTCTAGATGATACATTCGAGCCCCTCTTGACAGATTATGCTCTAGTTCCTTTGGTTAATAGAGACCATGCTCAACAAGTTATGGTTGCCTACAAGTCACCTGAATTCACTCACTCTGACCGCACTACAAGGAAGACTGATGTGTGGAGTCTTGGTATACTAATTCTGGAAATCTTGACAGGCAAGTTCCCTGAAAATTATCTAATGCAAGGCAGGGGTGGCGGTGCAGATTTggcaacttgggttaactcagTTGTTAGAGAAGAGTGGACAGGAGAGGTATTTGATATGGATATAATGAGGACTAAGAATTGTGAGAAAGAGATGCTAAAGCTGTTGAAAACTGGGATGTGCTGCTGTGAATGGAATATGGAGAACAGGTGGGATTTGAAGGAGGCTGTAGCCAAAATTGAGGATTTGAAGGAGAGAGACAATGACAATGATGACTTCAGTAATTCCTATGCAAGTGAAGTCTATTCTTCTAGAGCAATGACTGATGATGATTTCTCTTTCTCTGTCAATGGTTGA